DNA from Fibrobacter sp. UWH6:
TGGCCGATGAATTCTGCCGGGATGGCAACCTTGCGAATATTTCTTTTCGTTTTATTCATAGAATTCCTTTTTAGGGTTCTATGGCTAACACGTAAGTTTGAGAAATTGGAACGCGGTTTTTCGAAAAATTTTACAAAAGTGCAGATAAATTTACAAAACCATCGATGAAGAAAAGGCAAATAGCCTTCTTGACAAGGACTTCGCAAATGATGTATCTTTTGAAGGGTATACCGACGAAATCTTGCTCCTGGAGGCTAACAACATGACAAATATCCTTTACGAAAAACAAGGATCCTACCTGCAGGGAATTGCAGAAGGGCTTGAGAAAGGTCGGGCAGAAACACGGGGCGAAGAAAAGGTGGCTGTCGCGCGTAGGATGCTTGCTAAGGGAATGTCCATTGCGGAAATCGTTGAATTAGCCGCCATTTCCGAAGCAGAAGTTCTTAAACTGCAGAAAGAAATGCAGTGATTTTGACATCTAGATCCTTCAACTCCGCCTACGGCTGCGTTCAGGATGCCACCCTGAAAAAAGCTGGTGGTTTTTGAACCATCAGCTTTTATTATATAGTTAGCGCTTGTTGTTAACAAATTGTGAAATCGTGCAAACAACTGTTTGCATAATGAACAGCCCTAAGTTACAGCCCTTGACTGCAAGAAATGCCTTAGTTTATATTTGTCTTCGCAAGAAAAAATCCTTTCGACGGCGTTGCAGGTTTGCGTGTGGGAAACGCAGGCTAGTCGGCTCACGAGGGCCGATGTCGCAGAACGGGAAGGAAAATAATTCTTGCGGGACCTGGCAGGAGCGAGGGGATATAACCGCCTGACACCCGCAAGAGCAAGTCCCGAAAAACAACATATGAAGAAATACGAGGAATTGACGATTTGCGACAACTTCATGTTCGCAAAGGTGTTTAGCAATGCGGATATCGCGCAGGATTTCCTGCAGGACATCCTGAAAATTGACATCGAAAAGATCAGCGTGGTTTCCGAGGCCACCCTCCAGGAGGATCCCTTCCACAAGAGTGTGCGCCTGGATGTGCAGGCAAGGGAGGGTGATTCCGGAAACGGCCGCTCTTTCGATATCGAGTTGCAGATGATCGACACCAGTGAACTGCCCAAGCGCGCCAGGTATTACCAGGGGATGCTTGATTTGGATGCTTTGGGCAAGGGAGTCAATTACGATGAACTCAAGGAACAGTACATCTTGTTCCTCTGCCCCGAGGATATTTTCAAGGCGGGCAAGCCGGTGTATCAGTTCCAGAATCGCGAGGAAACCGACCCCAACATTTTGCTGGGTGACCTTTGCTACAAGAATTTTTATATCTTTAGTAAGTACCGCGAAGTCACGGATGAGGTTACTCGCGAGTACATGCAGTATTTCGCAACGCAGAAGTACGAATCCGAAAGGATCAAGCGGATTCACGCGTTTGTGGAGCGGTATCGCAAGGACCCAGTCGCAAAGAAGGCTTATATGACTCTCGAACAGGAACTGAACATTCGCTACAAGAAGGGACTTGAGAAGGGTCGAGCAGAAACACGGGGCGAAGAAAAAGCGATTATCGCACGCAATCTTCTCAAAATGAAAATGTCAGTTAAGGACGTATCCATTGCAACAGGCCTTTCCGAAGCAGAAGTTCTTGAACTGCAGAAAGAAATGCAGTGATTTTGACATCTAAATCCTTCAACTCCGCCTACGGCTGCGTTCAGGATGACACCCTGAAAAAAGCTGGTGGTTTTTGAACCATCAGCCTTTATTATATAGTTAGCGCTTGTTGTTAACAAATTGTGAAATCGTGCAAACAACTGTTTGCATAATGAACAGCCCTAAGTTACAGCCCTTGACTGCAAGAAATGCCTTAGTTTATATTTGTCTTCGCAAGAAAAAATCCTTTCGACGGCGTTGCAGGTTTGCGTGTGGGAAACGCAGGCTAGTCGGCTCACGAGGGCCGATGTCGCAGAACGGGAAGGAAAATAATTCTTGCGGGACCTGGCAGGAGCGAGGGGATATAACCGCCTGACACCCGCAAGAGCAAGTCCCGAAAAACAACATATGAAGAAATACGAGGAATTGACGATTTGCGACAACTTCATGTTCGCAAAGGTGTTTAGCAATGCGGATATCGCGCAGGATTTCCTGCAGGACATCCTGAAAATTGACATCGAAAAGATCAGCGTGGTTTCCGAGGCCACCCTCCAGGAGGATCCCTTCCACAAGAGTGTGCGCCTGGATGTGCAGGCAAGGGAGGGTGATTCCGGAAACGGCCGCTCTTTCGATATCGAGTTGCAGATGATCGACACCAGTGAACTGCCCAAGCGCGCCAGGTATTACCAGGGGATGCTTGATTTGGATGCTTTGGGCAAGGGAGTCAATTACGATGAACTCAAGGAACAGTACATCTTGTTCCTCTGCCCCGAGGATATTTTCAAGGCGGGCAAGCCGGTGTATCAGTTCCAGAATCGCGAGGAAACCGCCCCCAACATTTTGCTGGGTGACCTTTGCTACAAGAATTTTTATATCTTTAGTAAGTACCGCGAAGTCACGGATGAGGTTACTCGCGAGTACATGCAGTATTTCGCAACGCAGAAGTACGAATCCGAAAGGATCAAGCGGATTCACGCGTTTGTGGAGCGGTATCGCAATGACCCAGTCGCAAAGAAGGCTTATATGACTCTCGAACAGGAACTGAACATTCGCTACAAGAAGGGACTTGAGAAGGGTCGAGCAGAAACACGGGGCGAAGAAAAGGTGGCTGTCGCGCGTAGGATGCTTGCTAAGGGAATGTCCATTGCGGAAATCGTTGAATTAGTCGCAATTTCCGAAGCAGAAGTTCTTGGACTGCAGAAAGAAATGCAGTGATTTTGACATCTAGATCCTTCAACTCCGCCTACGGCTGCGTTCAGGATGACACTCTGAAAAAGGCTGGTGGTTTTTGAACCATCAGCTTTTATTATATAGTTAGCGCTTGTTGTCCTGCTTTAAACCATTTTTTAGGGGTTATACCCCTCCGTCTACATAATTTGGCAGCCCAAAAGTGTGATTTGCCATAGGATTTAATCCAATGCACTATCCCGCGCAAGGGATACCCCTTGGGATGCAATCCTACGCACCATCCCGTGCGATGAATTCGCCTTCGGATTCAATCCCACGCACTATCCCGTGCAATGAATTTGCCTTGGGACGCAATCCTACGCACTTTCCGCTTTTGGGGATACCCCTTCGGATGCAATCCGGTGCCCTTCCCCACTTTTTAGCTACCAATTTGTACAGCAAACGCCTCAAATTTTACTCATTTGTTCAGCTACAAGCGTAAAAATCATAAAAAAAAGCCTAATTTGCGGCCATTGACTGCGATTTAAGATCCAGGTTATTTTTCACCGTGGAAGTTAAAATTATGCCATTTATAAATACAGGAAACAGAACAACCTCCCGACTTACGAGGAAGAACGGCGGATACGCAAGGTCTCCATCGAAGAACTTGCCGCCAAGAACAAGGAACTAGAGCGGAAACTCAAGCAAAAAGAGAAGGAACTGGCAGACGAGAAGGAGACCGTTGAAATTCTAAAAAAAATCTATGTGCCGAATATCGCGGCGATTGCAAGCTAGCTTGCAAATCGACATGATTGAGGCGATTGGATTTCTGGAAATCCCTGCACATCTTGACGCCTGCGGCGGCAGCGTGAAGCAGACCTCGTGCAAACTGTCCGCAGCGTATTTGAGGAGTACTTCTGCATCTACGGCTGCACAAAGCTCCTGAGGGAACTTAACGACCGTTCCGTAGATATCAACGAGTACAAACTACGCCGTATCATGCGCGAGACCGGGCAAGAGCGACGGGATGTATGCGGAGAACTTGCTACAACGTAATTTCGCACCGTTCGGCCTGAACCAGTACTGGTGTGGCGATATCACGTATATCCGCACGAACCTTGGCTGGGTCTATCTGGCCGTAGTTAATCGCGGCACGCAGTACAGCAGTCGCGGGTATCGTAATTTGCTTAATGACTTTGGCATAGAGCCTTCTATGAGCGCGCCGGGCTGCCCGTCGGTTGCATATCGCTTGCAGAAACTTTGTGCTTAAGATGTAACTGTCGATACGAAAAAAAATGTATATTTATATCTTCAACTAATGAATATGGTTTATGAGAAACCCTCTATTAAAAAATCAACAAGTCCAGTTTATCGGTGGTATTGGTCTTTCTGTTCTGTACAATATTTTCTAGTGAATGTGTATGAATAACCTACTTAGAACGATTATCTTAACGTTTCTGATTCCCTGCGCGTTGTTTGCGCAGGTGTTACCTGGTGAACAAGAGGAACTGGCAGAAGAAACAATACAGGACGAACCATCGCATCGCATTGATTATTTTAGCCCGAATGCGTGGGTGCTTTTAGGTTTTGGCTGGAGATATACGCTAGACGGCGATACGGTCTCGACGACAAAAGAAATAAATAATATTTTAGAGCAAAATGAATATTCCAGCGGGTATTTGACTAAATCCAAAATAATGGGGTATTCTGCCGCGACTTTAGCTATTGGCGGACTTGCTTTTTTGCTTTCTGTTGCCTTGACTGCACCTCTTTGGATTGATACAGATAGGGAATCGACTCCTGAATGGGTGACGAAAACTGGAAACGCGATTATCGCGTCTATCCCTCTAGATTGGTTGCTGCTGTATGAATCTAATCGGTATTATCAGATGTCTATAGATAGCTACACGCTTGGTGGCGATGTAATGGTGGGGAATGAAACAAACCAGAAATCGATAAGAACTTCCAAGATAATGAATTATGTTGGTATCGCAATGACTTTGGGTACGGTTTTGCTTTTGGATGTGGGTTTGAATAAAAAATCTAATGATGATTCTAGCGCTAATCTGTATTTTGCAGGAGCGGCGTTTTTGATACCGCTGGATTGGTTTGTCCTCGCACTTTCTCATTAGTTATAAAGTTCGCCCGGCACATCACGAAGATGGCCGGGCATTTTTAGTTTACTACATCTCGGCGATGAGTTTTTTGGCTAGGGCCTGGCCTTCGTCGTATTGGGCTTGAGTCAGGCGGCCACTTGCCAGCAGGTAATCGCCCAGGTCGGTGGCGGTGTCGCAGTTTTCTTCGGTAATGTCGCTACGCTTGATGAAGGCCTTGTTGAGAGTGGTCAAGATAATCTTGACATCCCCCATAAAGGTGATTTTCTTGATGTATTCAAGGTCGTAATCGATTTTAGCTTCCCAGGTAATGGCATTGCGGCCGCTAATCTGGGCCAGGCCGCTAAGGCCCTGGCGCACGGTGTGGCGTTTGCGCTGTTCCGGAGTCATAAAGACCATGTCGCGAACCAGCTGGGGCCTGGGGCCGATTACAGCCATGTCACCCTTGAGAATGTTGAAGAGTTCCGGCAATTCATCGAGGCTGGTACTGCGCAAGAACTTGCCGTACTTGGTCAGGCGAACGTCATCGGGGAGCAGTTTTCCATCCTTGTCCTTGGCATTGGTCATGGTGCGGAACTTGACCAGCTTAAAGATGCGTTCGTCCTTACCCGGGCGGGGCTGGGTAAAGAAGGGATTGCCCCCCATCTTGATCGCACCGAGGATCGTAAGAGCCACAAGCACCGGGCTCAGGCAGATGATGGCAGCCAGGGCACAGAAGAAGTCGATTAGACGTTTGAAACAGTTAGCGTACATCAAAGCAATCCCTGATAGTTGCGATGATGGCATCCTGCTGTTCGGGGGTCATCTTGTTGTCGCTGGGCAGGCACAGGCCACGTTCAAAGATGTCGGCACCCACGTCTTCGATGCTACCGGCAATGTAGGCATTGGTGCGAGCGCGACCGTTCCCCTGGGCGGTAATGAAGGCATGGCTGCGGTAGATGGGCTGCATGTGCATGGGTTTCCAGATGGGGCGGCCTTCTGCATTCATGGCGGCAATCTTTTCAAGGATTTCGGTGGGGCAACTCTTGCCCGCTTCATGAACATACAGGGCGTCGGTTTCACCGCGGACCTGCTTGCTCATGGCTTCCTTATCGATAATCATGCAGCTGAGCCAGAAGTTGGGTTCGCTACAGGATTCGTAGGGGTTCATCTGAACGGGCAATCCCTTGAAACCTTCCTTGTAGCGCATGTATATGGCCTTTTTCTGGGCGATGTGTTCTTCAAGGTAAGGCATCTGTCCACGGACAACACCTGCAATCACATTGCTCATGCGATAGTTGAAGCCCACTTCTTCGTGCTGATACCAGCTGGCAGCTTCGCGGCTCTGGGTACTCCACTTGCGGACCTTGTCAGCGTCTTCCTTGCTGTTGGTCAGGAACATACCGCCAGCACTTCCGGTAATGATCTTGTTTCCGTTAAAACTGATAGCGTTAAAGTCACCAAAATTACCGGTTTGCGTTCCCTTATAGCTGGCCCCAAAACTTTCGGCAGCATCTTCGATCATCAGCGCACCGTGTTTTGCGCAGATGGCGCGGATTTCATCTACCTTGGCCGGGGTTCCGTACAGGTGAACCAAGACAACCAGGCGGACTTCGGGATAAATTTCAAAGGCCTTTTCCAGGGCCACCGGATCCATGTTCCAGGTATCCCGTTCGGTATCGATAAACACGGCTTCGCCATTTTCGTAGGCGATGGGGTTCACGGTAGCGTCGAAAGTCATGTCG
Protein-coding regions in this window:
- a CDS encoding Rpn family recombination-promoting nuclease/putative transposase, yielding MKKYEELTICDNFMFAKVFSNADIAQDFLQDILKIDIEKISVVSEATLQEDPFHKSVRLDVQAREGDSGNGRSFDIELQMIDTSELPKRARYYQGMLDLDALGKGVNYDELKEQYILFLCPEDIFKAGKPVYQFQNREETAPNILLGDLCYKNFYIFSKYREVTDEVTREYMQYFATQKYESERIKRIHAFVERYRNDPVAKKAYMTLEQELNIRYKKGLEKGRAETRGEEKVAVARRMLAKGMSIAEIVELVAISEAEVLGLQKEMQ
- a CDS encoding IS3 family transposase, with the protein product MRRQREADLVQTVRSVFEEYFCIYGCTKLLRELNDRSVDINEYKLRRIMRETGQERRDVCGELATT
- a CDS encoding Rpn family recombination-promoting nuclease/putative transposase, which translates into the protein MKKYEELTICDNFMFAKVFSNADIAQDFLQDILKIDIEKISVVSEATLQEDPFHKSVRLDVQAREGDSGNGRSFDIELQMIDTSELPKRARYYQGMLDLDALGKGVNYDELKEQYILFLCPEDIFKAGKPVYQFQNREETDPNILLGDLCYKNFYIFSKYREVTDEVTREYMQYFATQKYESERIKRIHAFVERYRKDPVAKKAYMTLEQELNIRYKKGLEKGRAETRGEEKAIIARNLLKMKMSVKDVSIATGLSEAEVLELQKEMQ
- a CDS encoding sugar transferase, which encodes MYANCFKRLIDFFCALAAIICLSPVLVALTILGAIKMGGNPFFTQPRPGKDERIFKLVKFRTMTNAKDKDGKLLPDDVRLTKYGKFLRSTSLDELPELFNILKGDMAVIGPRPQLVRDMVFMTPEQRKRHTVRQGLSGLAQISGRNAITWEAKIDYDLEYIKKITFMGDVKIILTTLNKAFIKRSDITEENCDTATDLGDYLLASGRLTQAQYDEGQALAKKLIAEM
- a CDS encoding DegT/DnrJ/EryC1/StrS aminotransferase family protein; this encodes MTKFEKKVWLSSPTMHGDEIKFVQEAYETNWMSTVGANINEVERLVAEKVGCKYAVALSAGTAALHLCAKLAGEALYGMPKVGEGSLKGRKVFCSDMTFDATVNPIAYENGEAVFIDTERDTWNMDPVALEKAFEIYPEVRLVVLVHLYGTPAKVDEIRAICAKHGALMIEDAAESFGASYKGTQTGNFGDFNAISFNGNKIITGSAGGMFLTNSKEDADKVRKWSTQSREAASWYQHEEVGFNYRMSNVIAGVVRGQMPYLEEHIAQKKAIYMRYKEGFKGLPVQMNPYESCSEPNFWLSCMIIDKEAMSKQVRGETDALYVHEAGKSCPTEILEKIAAMNAEGRPIWKPMHMQPIYRSHAFITAQGNGRARTNAYIAGSIEDVGADIFERGLCLPSDNKMTPEQQDAIIATIRDCFDVR